A window of Medicago truncatula chloroplast, complete genome genomic DNA:
AGTAATACTACTCCTAGACTTCCTAATATAATACCCGATCCCAGAAAGACTAAAAGAAAATCGTGTAGCGTTTCAGGCAAATCCATTATATGTAAAAAAAAAAGACAAAGAAATCGAAATTTCATGACCGTATTGATATGACCAGGAAAAAAAAATTTATATACTTAAATTTTTTTTTTATTATATTTTGATAATATTTTATTTTGATTATTCTCTTATCTCTTATATATTCTATATAATCTATAATATATATATAGATTATCATTATTTATAGAGTTATATATATAGTCTATTCTATACTATTCTGATTTTCTTTTTTATTTTATATTTATTTATTTTATATTTATTAAGAATAAAAATAATTTTTAATTATAAAAAATTCTCTTTTTTTATTTTATTTGAATTGTTCGAATTGTATAATCATCAATTACTGACATTGGTAAACGGCCCAAAGCAATTTGATTATAGTTCAATTCGTGACGATCATAAGTTGAAAGTTCATATTCTTCAGTCATTGATAAACAATTTGTTGGGCAATACTCAATACAGTTACCACAAAAAATACAGATTCCGAAATCAATACTGTAATTTAGCAATCGTTTCTTTCGAATATCAGTTTCCAGTTTCCAATCAACAACGGGTAAATCTATAGGACATACACGAACACATACTTCACAAGCAATGCATTTATCAAATTCAAAATGGATTCGACCGCGGAAACGTTCCGATGTGATTAATTTTTCATAAGGATATTGAATAGTTACAGGTAAACGATTTGCGTGAGATAAGATAATAATGAAACTTTGACCAATGTACCTTGCAGCTCGGACTGTTTGTTGACCATAATTCATGAACCCAGTTACCATAAGGAACATATCGTAAATATCTATGAATATTTTTGTTTTATTTCTTTCTCTTATTTGAGACAAGTTATGAATATAGAAAATAAATCTTTTAGAGTGAAAACAATTGAGACGAAGTTGTTAATAATAGATTACCGAGAGAAATAGGTAAAAGAAATTTCCATCCAAGATTTAATAATTGATCCATTCTTAGCCTAGGCAAAGACCATCTTGTTATGATAGAAACGAATAAGAAAAAATAAGTTTTAGCTAATGTAATAAAGAGATCAATTGTAGTTCCAAAAACTCCATATGTTTTATTGATTTCAAAAAACTCAGAAACGAATATGTACGGAATAGAGATATTTGAACCGCCCAAGTAAAGAACTGTTACAAATAATGAAGAAATTAAAAGGTTTAAATAGGAAGCAACGTAAAATAAACCAAATCGAATACCCGAATATTCTGTTTGATAACCCGCTACTAATTCTTCTTCTGCTTCTGGTAAATCAAAAGGTAATCTTTCACATTCTGCTAGTGAAGAAATTAGAAAAACAATGAAACCGATAGGTTGACGCCACAAATTCCACCCCCAAAAACCATATTTTGATTGCGCATCAACTATATCAACTGTACTTAAACTGTTAGATAATCCTAGTCGGTGATAACATTACTGTTCCCATCTCTATTACAGAACCGTACATGAGATTTTCACCTCATACGGCTCCTGGAAAGCCTTAAGTAAATCTAAGGACCGGGACGATTCTTTATCTCGTGATATATCCATATCCATAAGATATAGAAGATTTAAATCTATCAAACGGTTCTGAATTAGACCAATTCAATTCTGTCTGTTCTAGAAATAACTAAATACGAAAGATAAATCCATTTTAATAAAACAT
This region includes:
- the ndhI gene encoding NADH dehydrogenase subunit I, producing the protein MFLMVTGFMNYGQQTVRAARYIGQSFIIILSHANRLPVTIQYPYEKLITSERFRGRIHFEFDKCIACEVCVRVCPIDLPVVDWKLETDIRKKRLLNYSIDFGICIFCGNCIEYCPTNCLSMTEEYELSTYDRHELNYNQIALGRLPMSVIDDYTIRTIQIK
- the ndhA gene encoding NADH dehydrogenase subunit 1, with protein sequence MIIDTTEVQDINYFSGLESFKEVYGILWILVPILILVLGITISVLAIVWLEREISAGIQQRIGPEYAGPFGILQALADGTKLLFKENLIPSRGDIRLFSIGPSISVISILISYSVIPFGYNFVLSDFNIGVFLWIAISSIAPIGLLMSGYGSNNKYSFLGGLRAAAQSISYEIPLTLCVLSISLCYHRLGLSNSLSTVDIVDAQSKYGFWGWNLWRQPIGFIVFLISSLAECERLPFDLPEAEEELVAGYQTEYSGIRFGLFYVASYLNLLISSLFVTVLYLGGSNISIPYIFVSEFFEINKTYGVFGTTIDLFITLAKTYFFLFVSIITRWSLPRLRMDQLLNLGWKFLLPISLGNLLLTTSSQLFSL